Proteins encoded within one genomic window of Streptomyces sp. NBC_01314:
- a CDS encoding ATP-binding cassette domain-containing protein, with protein MPGAIHAEGLVKTFGDVRALDGVDLDVPEGTVLGLLGPNGAGKTTTVRCLTTLLRPDSGRAVVAGIDVLKDPDAVRRSVGLSGQFAAVDEYLTGRENLQMVGQLYQMRAKDAKARAGELLEQFHLADAADRPAKTYSGGMRRRLDLAAALVVSPPVMFMDEPTTGLDPRNRQQLWEVIKQLVSGGTTLLLTTQYLEEADHLAHDIAVVDHGRVIARGTSDQLKARTGGERVEVVVHDRERIPAAVEVLTGFGKGETTVEEHTRQLTVPVTGGAKLLAEVIRELDTRGIEIDDIGLRRPTLDDVFLSLTGHLAEAKGEAEVEGRGEVADAKGRGRGKEGAK; from the coding sequence ATGCCAGGCGCCATCCATGCCGAAGGCCTGGTGAAGACCTTCGGTGATGTAAGAGCCCTCGACGGTGTCGACCTCGATGTACCCGAGGGCACCGTCCTGGGTCTGCTCGGGCCGAACGGCGCGGGCAAGACGACCACCGTCCGATGCCTCACCACCCTGCTGCGGCCCGACAGCGGCAGGGCCGTCGTGGCCGGCATCGACGTGCTGAAGGACCCGGACGCCGTACGGCGCTCGGTCGGCCTCTCCGGCCAGTTCGCCGCGGTCGACGAGTATCTGACGGGCCGCGAGAACCTGCAGATGGTCGGCCAGCTCTACCAGATGCGGGCCAAGGACGCGAAGGCGCGCGCGGGCGAGCTGCTGGAGCAGTTCCATCTCGCCGACGCCGCCGACCGGCCCGCCAAGACGTACTCCGGCGGTATGCGTCGCCGGCTCGACCTGGCGGCCGCGCTGGTGGTGTCGCCACCGGTGATGTTCATGGACGAGCCGACCACCGGACTCGATCCGCGCAACCGCCAGCAGCTGTGGGAAGTGATCAAGCAACTGGTCTCCGGCGGTACGACCCTGCTGTTGACCACCCAGTACCTCGAAGAGGCCGACCACCTCGCGCACGACATCGCCGTGGTCGACCACGGCCGCGTCATCGCCCGCGGCACCTCCGACCAGCTCAAGGCCCGCACCGGCGGCGAGCGCGTCGAGGTGGTCGTGCACGACCGCGAGCGCATCCCGGCCGCCGTCGAGGTGCTGACCGGATTCGGCAAGGGCGAGACCACCGTCGAGGAGCACACCCGCCAGCTCACCGTGCCCGTGACCGGCGGAGCCAAGCTCCTCGCCGAGGTCATCCGCGAGCTGGACACCCGCGGTATCGAGATCGACGACATCGGCCTGCGCCGTCCCACCCTGGACGACGTGTTCCTCTCCCTGACGGGACACCTCGCCGAGGCGAAGGGCGAGGCCGAGGTCGAGGGGCGCGGCGAAGTCGCCGACGCCAAGGGGCGGGGCCGAGGGAAGGAGGGCGCCAAGTGA
- the greA gene encoding transcription elongation factor GreA, protein MTQTSENVTWLTQAAYNQLRAELEHLSGPARTEIAAKIAAAREEGDLRENGGYHAAKEEQGKQELRVRQLTQLLENAKVGEAPASADGAVAPGMVVTIAFDGDEDDTVTFLLASREYASSDIETYSPQSPLGSGVTGKKVGQDAQYELPNGKLASVKILKAVPYQS, encoded by the coding sequence GTGACCCAGACCAGCGAGAACGTCACCTGGCTGACCCAGGCGGCGTACAACCAGCTCAGGGCCGAGCTGGAGCACCTGTCTGGTCCTGCGCGCACGGAGATCGCCGCCAAGATCGCGGCCGCGCGCGAGGAGGGCGACCTGCGCGAGAACGGCGGGTACCACGCGGCCAAGGAGGAGCAGGGCAAGCAGGAGCTCCGTGTGCGCCAGCTGACCCAGCTCCTGGAGAACGCCAAGGTCGGCGAGGCGCCCGCGTCGGCGGACGGCGCCGTGGCGCCCGGCATGGTCGTGACGATCGCCTTCGACGGCGACGAGGACGACACCGTGACGTTCCTGCTCGCGTCCCGTGAGTACGCCAGCTCCGACATCGAGACCTACTCGCCGCAGTCCCCGCTCGGCTCGGGCGTGACCGGCAAGAAGGTCGGCCAGGACGCGCAGTACGAGCTGCCGAACGGCAAGTTGGCCTCGGTGAAGATCCTCAAGGCCGTGCCCTACCAGAGCTGA
- the ilvA gene encoding threonine ammonia-lyase has translation MSYSTADSFPRVTLDDVRGAQKMLTGISRVTAMEGSRHLSQLVGAPVHLKCENLQRTGSFKLRGAYVRIAGLLPEERAAGVVAASAGNHAQGVALASSLLGVRSTVFMPKGAPLPKISATEEYGAEVRLHGTVVDETLIAAQEYAAETGAVFIHPFDHPDVIAGQGTVGLEILEQCPEVRTIVVGIGGGGLAAGIAVAVKSLRPDVRVVGVQAEGAAAYPPSLAAGLPVAVKNPATMADGIKVGRPGDVPFGIIAELVDEVRTVSEYNLSSALLLCLERAKLVVEPAGASPVAALLRDPESFEGPVVAVLSGGNVDPLLMQRILRHGMAAGGRYLQVCLRLTDRPGALATLLGVLSAVDANVLDVSHVRTDPRLGLTEVEVELHLETRGPTHCGEVNHALREAGYTVID, from the coding sequence ATGAGCTACAGCACGGCTGACTCCTTTCCACGGGTGACGCTCGACGACGTGCGAGGCGCGCAGAAGATGCTTACGGGCATTTCACGTGTCACCGCCATGGAGGGCAGCAGGCATCTGTCGCAGCTCGTCGGCGCGCCGGTGCACCTCAAGTGCGAGAACCTCCAGCGGACGGGCTCGTTCAAGCTGCGCGGCGCGTACGTCCGTATCGCGGGTCTGCTGCCCGAGGAGCGGGCCGCCGGCGTTGTCGCCGCGAGCGCGGGCAATCACGCCCAGGGCGTCGCCCTCGCCTCCTCGCTGCTCGGCGTGCGCTCCACCGTCTTCATGCCGAAGGGCGCCCCACTGCCGAAGATCAGCGCGACCGAGGAGTACGGAGCCGAGGTGCGCCTGCACGGCACGGTCGTCGACGAGACGCTGATCGCCGCCCAGGAGTACGCGGCCGAGACCGGCGCGGTGTTCATCCACCCGTTCGATCATCCTGACGTCATCGCGGGCCAGGGCACGGTGGGTCTGGAGATTCTGGAACAGTGCCCCGAGGTGCGCACGATCGTCGTCGGCATCGGCGGCGGCGGGCTCGCGGCGGGTATCGCGGTCGCGGTGAAGTCGCTGCGGCCGGACGTGCGCGTCGTCGGCGTCCAGGCGGAGGGCGCGGCCGCGTACCCGCCCTCGCTGGCCGCCGGTCTGCCCGTGGCCGTGAAGAACCCGGCGACGATGGCCGACGGCATCAAGGTCGGGCGGCCCGGCGACGTGCCGTTCGGGATCATCGCGGAACTGGTGGACGAGGTCCGTACGGTCTCGGAGTACAACCTCTCCAGCGCCCTGCTGCTCTGCCTGGAGCGGGCCAAGCTGGTCGTGGAACCGGCCGGCGCCAGCCCCGTCGCGGCCCTGCTGCGCGACCCGGAGTCCTTCGAGGGCCCGGTCGTCGCGGTGCTCTCCGGCGGCAACGTCGACCCGCTGCTGATGCAGCGCATCCTGCGGCACGGTATGGCCGCCGGTGGCCGCTACCTGCAGGTATGCCTCCGCCTGACCGACCGCCCCGGTGCTCTCGCCACACTTCTCGGGGTGTTGTCAGCGGTCGACGCTAATGTCCTCGACGTGAGCCATGTACGGACCGACCCTCGACTCGGGCTCACGGAGGTGGAGGTCGAACTGCACCTGGAGACGAGGGGACCGACGCACTGCGGCGAGGTCAACCACGCCCTCCGCGAGGCGGGTTACACCGTCATCGACTGA
- the mca gene encoding mycothiol conjugate amidase Mca has translation MAVHAHPDDESSKGAATMAKYVFEGVDVLVVTCTGGERGSILNPKLQGDKYIEEHIHEVRKKEMDEAREILGVGQEWLGFVDSGLPEGDPLPPLPDGCFALEDVDKAAGELVRKIRAFRPQVITTYDENGGYPHPDHIMTHKISMVAFEGATDTEKYPEAEYGPAYEPQKLYYNQGFNRPRTEALHNALVSRGMESPYGDWLKRWDESEHKDRTLTTHVPCADFYEIRDKALVAHATQIDPDGGWFRVPMEIQKEVWPTEEYELAKSLVDTSLPEDDLFAGIR, from the coding sequence ATGGCCGTGCACGCACACCCCGACGACGAGTCGAGCAAGGGTGCGGCCACCATGGCGAAGTATGTGTTCGAGGGGGTGGACGTGCTGGTCGTGACCTGCACGGGCGGTGAGCGCGGCTCCATCCTCAATCCGAAACTGCAGGGCGACAAGTACATCGAGGAGCACATTCACGAAGTACGCAAGAAGGAGATGGACGAGGCCCGCGAGATCCTCGGCGTCGGGCAGGAGTGGCTGGGCTTCGTCGACTCCGGTCTCCCGGAGGGCGACCCCCTCCCGCCCCTTCCCGACGGCTGCTTCGCCCTGGAGGACGTCGACAAGGCGGCCGGCGAGCTGGTCAGGAAGATCCGCGCGTTCCGTCCCCAGGTGATCACCACCTACGACGAGAACGGCGGGTACCCGCACCCCGACCACATCATGACCCACAAGATCTCGATGGTGGCCTTCGAGGGCGCGACGGACACCGAGAAGTACCCCGAGGCCGAGTACGGCCCGGCGTACGAGCCGCAGAAGCTGTACTACAACCAGGGCTTCAACCGCCCCCGCACCGAGGCGCTGCACAACGCCCTGGTGTCGCGCGGCATGGAGTCCCCGTACGGCGACTGGCTCAAGCGCTGGGACGAGTCCGAGCACAAGGACCGCACCCTGACCACGCACGTGCCCTGCGCCGACTTCTACGAGATCCGTGACAAGGCCCTCGTCGCCCACGCCACGCAGATCGACCCCGACGGTGGTTGGTTCCGGGTGCCGATGGAGATCCAGAAGGAGGTCTGGCCCACCGAGGAGTACGAGCTCGCGAAGTCCCTCGTGGACACCTCGCTCCCCGAGGACGACCTCTTTGCGGGCATCCGCTAG
- a CDS encoding MarR family winged helix-turn-helix transcriptional regulator, with amino-acid sequence MSMDMTTVGDNGLLDTLQHEVAVFARRAEQTRLGGVGQVRNSMDRAAYLLLNRLDKEGPMGVKALAASMGIDSSTVTRQVAPLVDTGLVKRTSHPEDGRAVVLQLSPRGLSRLEEVRSSRRLLMAELTQDWAPEEREAFCSLLTRFNTALSTRMAAAPEAPSPS; translated from the coding sequence ATGTCGATGGACATGACGACCGTCGGTGACAACGGTCTTCTCGACACGCTGCAGCACGAGGTCGCGGTGTTCGCCCGCCGTGCCGAACAGACCCGGCTCGGCGGCGTCGGGCAGGTGCGCAACTCCATGGACCGTGCCGCGTACCTGCTGCTCAACCGCCTCGACAAGGAAGGCCCGATGGGCGTCAAGGCGCTCGCGGCGAGCATGGGGATCGACTCCTCGACGGTCACCCGTCAGGTGGCGCCGCTCGTGGACACCGGACTCGTCAAGCGCACCTCGCACCCGGAGGACGGCCGCGCCGTGGTGCTCCAGCTGTCGCCGCGCGGGCTGTCCCGCCTTGAGGAGGTACGTTCCTCCAGGCGCCTGCTGATGGCCGAACTCACCCAGGACTGGGCCCCCGAGGAGCGCGAGGCCTTCTGCTCGCTCCTCACCCGTTTCAACACCGCGCTCTCGACCCGCATGGCGGCGGCGCCGGAGGCACCGTCACCCTCCTGA
- a CDS encoding sigma factor-like helix-turn-helix DNA-binding protein, protein MRDRHVAQGAHRAREFEAFVAGAAGRLLQTATLLTAEPPDDNPRARRLLTHALAHTYATWDRLRGEDPYDRTRQRLAVRFAREAWHHHGLFRPAPGGALAVLSPQERLILVLRLYEGVAEEQAAALLGLPVERVTTICLRAMATVLHPPREAAPEKVAEVAPS, encoded by the coding sequence GTGCGAGATCGGCATGTGGCCCAAGGCGCCCACCGGGCCAGGGAGTTCGAGGCGTTCGTCGCGGGCGCGGCGGGGCGGCTTCTGCAGACCGCCACCCTGCTCACGGCGGAACCGCCGGACGACAACCCGCGCGCGCGACGGCTGCTGACCCATGCCCTGGCCCACACGTACGCCACCTGGGACCGGCTGCGCGGCGAGGACCCGTACGACCGGACCCGGCAGCGGCTGGCCGTCCGTTTCGCGCGCGAGGCCTGGCACCACCACGGCCTCTTCCGCCCCGCGCCCGGCGGCGCCCTGGCCGTCCTCAGCCCGCAGGAGCGGCTGATCCTCGTCCTGCGGCTCTACGAGGGGGTCGCCGAGGAGCAGGCGGCGGCGCTGCTCGGGCTGCCCGTCGAGCGCGTGACGACGATCTGTCTGCGCGCGATGGCGACGGTCCTGCATCCCCCGCGCGAGGCGGCCCCCGAGAAGGTGGCGGAGGTGGCGCCGTCATGA
- a CDS encoding ABC transporter permease: protein MSIVKGAVRVVPPGNPITQSIRDSLVVAKRNLIRMSRIPEMVIFGLIQPVMFVVLFSYVFGGSMNVGGTTDPAVYREFLMAGIFAQTVTFATAGAGAGIADDMHKGLIDRFRSLPMARGAVLTGRTLADLVQTALTLAVLAVVALLVGWRTHTSMGEVLGAFGLLLLLGYAFTWVGALIGLSVRTPEAATSGGLIWLFPVTFISNAFVDSSRMTPWLQHVADWNPFSATVQACRELFGNPGVSPSGAWPMQHPVWASLIWSVLIIVIFRTLSVRKYRSASA, encoded by the coding sequence GTGAGCATCGTCAAAGGCGCCGTGCGGGTCGTGCCGCCCGGCAATCCGATCACCCAGTCCATCAGGGACTCGCTGGTCGTCGCCAAGAGAAACCTGATCAGAATGTCCCGAATTCCAGAAATGGTAATTTTCGGGCTCATTCAGCCTGTCATGTTCGTGGTGTTGTTCAGCTATGTCTTCGGCGGCTCCATGAATGTCGGCGGCACCACGGATCCCGCCGTCTACCGCGAGTTTTTGATGGCCGGCATCTTCGCGCAGACCGTCACCTTCGCCACCGCCGGCGCCGGAGCGGGCATCGCCGACGACATGCACAAGGGGCTCATCGACCGCTTCCGCTCGCTGCCCATGGCGCGCGGGGCCGTGCTCACCGGACGGACCCTCGCGGACCTCGTCCAGACGGCGCTCACCCTGGCCGTCCTGGCTGTGGTCGCTCTGCTCGTCGGCTGGCGCACCCACACCAGCATGGGCGAGGTGCTCGGCGCCTTCGGCCTGCTGCTCCTGCTGGGGTACGCGTTCACCTGGGTCGGCGCGCTCATCGGCCTTTCGGTGCGCACCCCCGAGGCGGCGACCTCCGGCGGGCTGATCTGGCTCTTCCCCGTCACGTTCATCTCGAACGCGTTCGTGGACTCCAGCCGTATGACGCCCTGGCTGCAGCATGTCGCCGACTGGAACCCGTTCAGCGCCACCGTCCAGGCCTGCCGCGAGCTGTTCGGCAACCCGGGAGTGTCGCCGTCGGGCGCCTGGCCCATGCAGCACCCGGTGTGGGCCTCGCTGATCTGGTCGGTGCTCATCATCGTCATATTCCGGACCCTGTCCGTACGCAAGTACCGCTCGGCGTCGGCGTGA
- a CDS encoding DUF4307 domain-containing protein → MSTASTRLPEGRYGRSADERADRRLKVIGSALGAALLVLIGWFAYHYVAGNKISVEIYTFDTSANSVKVHLRGDKDAGVKGYCTVRSQAESGAEVGRADFRFAAATTDIDEVFTLKTTSRGTTAELLGCHAG, encoded by the coding sequence ATGAGCACGGCGAGCACGCGGCTTCCCGAGGGCCGCTACGGCCGCTCCGCGGACGAGCGCGCCGACCGCAGGCTCAAGGTCATCGGCAGCGCCCTCGGCGCGGCCCTCCTCGTCCTCATCGGCTGGTTCGCCTACCACTACGTCGCCGGTAACAAGATCAGCGTCGAGATCTACACCTTCGATACCTCGGCGAATTCCGTGAAGGTGCACCTCAGGGGCGACAAGGACGCCGGCGTCAAGGGCTACTGCACCGTGCGCTCCCAGGCCGAGTCCGGCGCCGAGGTCGGCCGCGCGGACTTCCGCTTCGCCGCCGCCACCACGGACATCGACGAGGTCTTCACCCTGAAGACGACCTCGCGCGGCACCACGGCCGAGCTCCTCGGCTGTCACGCCGGCTGA